In Astatotilapia calliptera chromosome 20, fAstCal1.2, whole genome shotgun sequence, one genomic interval encodes:
- the LOC113013574 gene encoding protein lifeguard 2, with protein MTQGKLALANKTTNGSSSGEALVAPAPPSYEEATAGVSAPCYNDVEMLTEFNWDDRNIRRVFIRKVYSILMIQLLVTLAIVALFTFCDPVKDYIQTNPGWYWASYAVFFVTYLTLSCCSAPRRQFPWNLILLVIFTLSLSYMTGMLSSFYNTKSVVMSLGITAAVCLLVTVFSFQTKFDVTSYQGVLFVFCMVMFISGLVLALVLPFQYVPWLDGVYAVLGAILFTMFLAFDTQLLMGNKRYTMSPEEYVFATLNIYLDIVYIFSFFLQIFGTKRE; from the exons ATGACGCAGGGCAAG CTGGCACTTGCAAACAAGACCACCAACGGCTCTTCCAGTGGAGAGGCCTTGGTGGCGCCTGCACCTCCGAGCTATGAGGAAGCTACTGCAG GCGTCAGTGCTCCTTGCTACAACGATGTTGAGATGCTGACAGAATTCAACTGGGATGATCGCAACATCAGGAGGGTCTTCATCCGAAAG gtGTACAGCATCTTGATGATCCAGCTCTTGGTTACTCTCGCGATCGTGGCTCTGTTCACATTCTG TGACCCTGTGAAGGACTACATTCAGACTAATCCTGGGTGGTACTGGGCCTCTTA cgctgttttctttgtcactTATCTGACCTTGTCTTGCTGCTCTGCACCAAG GAGACAGTTTCCATGGAACCTGATTCTGCTTGTCATCTTC ACTCTCTCGCTCTCCTACATGACAGGGATGTTGTCCAG CTTTTATAACACCAAGTCAGTGGTGATGTCTCTGGGCATTACAGCAGCAGTCTGTCTCCTGGTCACAGTCTTTAGCTTTCAAACCAAG tttgatgtGACCTCATACCAAGGTGTGCTTTTTGTCTTCTGCATGGTGATGTTCATCTCTGGCTTGGTGCTGGCCCTTGTCCTCCCTTTCCAATAT GTACCCTGGCTGGATGGTGTCTATGCTGTGTTGGGAGCTATACTGTTTACCATG TTTTTGGCATTTGATACCCAACTCCTTATGGGGAACAAGCGGTACACCATGAGTCCAGAAGAATACGTCTTCGCCACTCTCAACATCTACCTGGATATCGTCTACATCTTCTCCTTTTTCCTCCAGATCTTTGGAACAAAGCGAGAGTAA